One segment of Primulina tabacum isolate GXHZ01 chromosome 14, ASM2559414v2, whole genome shotgun sequence DNA contains the following:
- the LOC142525190 gene encoding protein MAEA homolog — protein sequence MSSPMDTDAQPTNGNSGGDAAVGATTPSKMGKLVDSLKLEHQFLRVPFEHYKKTIRAHHRAVEKEVSAVISAVSVAVDSDISRDDAVLQLNSIVSRLHGLKRKLAEESRTEHLQAQKCRTRLDHLESVEVDNLSEWNNIRMKRILVDYMLRMSYYDTAVKLAESSNIQDLVDIDLFHEAKKVIDALQKKDVSPALAWCADNKSRLKKSKSKFEFQLRLQEFIEFVRAEHNMPAISYARKYLASWGATHMKELQRVMATLAFRSNTECATYKVLFEAKQWDYLVDQFKQEFCRLYGMTLEPLLNIYLQAGLSALKTPFCYQDDCTKEDPLSQEGFRKLAQSLPYSKQHHSKLVCFISKGLMDAENPPLVLPNGYVYSTKALEDMAKQNNGKITCPRTGLVCNYTDVVKAYVS from the exons atGTCTTCTCCAATGGACACCGATGCGCAACCAACTAACGGAAACTCCGGCGGCGACGCGGCTGTTGGCGCCACTACCCCGTCGAAGATGGGGAAACTGGTTGACTCTCTGAAACTGGAACATCAGTTCCTCCGTGTACCTTTCGAGCACTATAAGAAGACGATCCGAGCCCACCACCGCGCCGTCGAGAAAGAGGTCTCAGCCGTCATTTCCGCCGTCTCTGTGGCCGTAGACTCGGATATCTCGCGAGACGACGCTGTTCTCCAACTCAATTCTATTGTCTCTCGATTGCACGGCCTTAAAAGAAAG TTGGCAGAGGAAAGTCGGACTGAGCACTTGCAAGCTCAGAAATGCCGAACTAGACTGGATCATTTAGAATCTGTAGAGGTGGACAATTTGTCAGAGTGGAACAACATCCGCATGAAGCGAATACTTGTCGACTACATGTTGCGTATGTCATACTATGACACAGCTGTAAAGCTGGCAGAGAGTAGCAACATTCAG GATCTTGTTGATATAGATCTGTTTCATGAAGCAAAGAAAGTCATTGATGCTCTGCAAAAGAAGGATGTGTCCCCTGCTCTAGCCTGGTGTGCTGATAACAAGTCCAGACTGAAGAAGTCAAAG AGCAAATTTGAGTTTCAACTGAGACTGCAAGAGTTCATTGAGTTTGTTAGAGCTGAACACAATATGCCGGCTATATCATATGCTCGAAAGTATCTGGCTTCTTGGGGAGCTACCCATATGAAAGAATTGCAGCGAGTCATGGCAACGCTTGCTTTTAGAAGTAATACTGAATGTGCTACATACAAG GTTTTATTTGAAGCGAAGCAATGGGACTACCTGGTTGACCAATTTAAGCAAGAGTTCTGCAGATTATATGGCATGACACTAGAGCCTTTGTTGAATATATATCTGCAAGCAGGCTTATCTGCACTGAAAACACC ATTTTGCTATCAAGATGATTGTACAAAAGAGGATCCTCTGTCACAGGAGGGCTTTCGCAAATTAGCACAATCTCTGCCATATTCAAAGCAGCATCACTCAAAACTTGTTTGCTTCATAAGTAAAGGACTTATGGATGCTGAAAACCCCCCTCTTGTCCTGCCAAATGGCTATGTTTACAGCACAAAG GCACTCGAAGATATGGCGAAGCAAAATAATGGTaaaatcacatgtccaaggacAGGTTTGGTTTGCAACTATACGGATGTGGTGAAAGCATATGTTTCTTAG
- the LOC142524150 gene encoding protein RDM16-like isoform X2, which produces MQKELAERMKKIPSLNRDAREGREGTAQMYEKDIVKASPSANGKLPSPFPLVTPPASDPVVVSPSSSSVPVAPPPVIPTGSGLPHLLGLTTQKYEAVKRAQELAAKMGFRQDPEFAPLINMFPGQMPPEVTIQPKPSRAPVLRLDALGREIDEHGNVVNISKVNSLSTLKVNINKQKKEAFQILKPELDIDPDINPHFDSILGIDKNKLLRPKRMNFQFVEEGKWSKDAEIIKLKSQFGEAKAKELKTKQAQLAKAKAEPGINPNLIEVGERVITREKPKELIPEVEWWDIPFLQSGAYGDVLEGDISEDKMKLEKLTIYVEHPRPIEPPAEAPPPPPQPLKLTKKEQKKLRTQRRLGREKDRQEMIRLGVLEPPKPKVKMSNLMKVLGSEATQDPTKLEMEIRSAAAEREQAHIDRNVARKLTPKERREKKERKLFDDSNSLDTIVSVYKINDLSHPQARFKVDINAQENRLTGCAVISEGLSVVVVEGGAKPIKRYGKLILKRIDWTASVKKEDEDENDAEVKPLNKCVLVWQGSVAKPSFNRFFVQECRTETAARKFFSDHGVAHFWDLAVNFTEESI; this is translated from the exons ATGCAGAAGGAGCTCGCTGAAAGGATGAAGAAGATACCATCA TTGAACAGAGATGCTCGTGAAGGGAGAGAGGGTACTGCACAGATGTACGAAAAAGATATTGTAAAAGCTTCTCCATCCGCTAATGGTAAATTGCCCTCGCCATTTCCTCTTGTAACTCCCCCTGCCTCAGATCCTGTTGTAGTCTCGCCAAGCTCATCAAGTGTGCCTGTTGCTCCACCTCCTGTAATTCCTACCGGCAGTGGTTTGCCACATCTTCTTGGGCTCACTACACAGAAATATGAAGCTGTAAAACGTGCACAGGAGCTAGCTGCCAAAATGGGGTTTCGACAAGACCCAGAGTTTGCTCCCCTCATAAATATGTTTCCTGGGCAGATGCCCCCAGAGGTTACCATTCAGCCAAAGCCCTCTAGAGCACCTGTTCTTCGTTTGGATGCACTCGGTAGGGAAATTGATGAGCATGGCAATGTGGTGAATATTTCAAAAGTGAACAGCTTGAGTACCCTCAAG GTAAACATCAATAAGCAAAAAAAGGAGGCCTTCCAAATTCTGAAACCTGAACTTGATATTGATCCAGATATAAATCCTCATTTTGACTCGATACTGGGGATTGACAAAAATAAGTTATTGAGGCCAAAAAGGATGAATTTCCAGTTTGTTGAGGAAGGAAAGTGGTCAAAAGATGCAGAAATCATTAAGCTAAAG TCTCAATTTGGAGAAGCAAAAGCCAAGGAGCTCAAGACAAAACAAGCTCAGCTTGCAAAGGCAAAAGCAGAGCCAGGTATTAATCCGAATCTCATAGAAGTGGGAGAGAGGGTTATTACCAGAGAAAAACCTAAGGAGCTAATTCCCGAAGTCGAGTGGTG GGACATACCTTTTCTACAATCTGGTGCTTATGGTGATGTTCTTGAGGGTGACATAAGTGAAgataaaatgaaattggaaaAGTTAACGATATATGTTGAGCACCCACGACCTATCGAGCCTCCTGCTGAAGcgcctcctcctccacctcaaCCTTTGAAGTTAACCAAGAAGGAGCAGAAGAAACTTCGCACACAGCGTCGATTGGGTCGGGAGAAAGATAGGCAGGAAATGATTAGACTGGGTGTACTGGAGCCACCAAAACCTAAAGTCAAAATGAGTAACCTCATGAAAGTGCTTGGTTCTGAAGCAACCCAAGATCCTACAAAGCTTGAAATGGAAATACGAAGTGCTGCAGCTGAGCGTGAGCAAGCTCACATTGACAGGAATGTTGCTCGAAAGCTCACTCCAAAAGAGCGTCGtgaaaagaaagagagaaagcTTTTTGATGATTCAAATTCACTTGATACAATTGTCTCTGTTTACAAGATAAATGACCTATCTCACCCCCAGGCTCGTTTTAAGGTCGATATCAATGCCCAAGAAAACAGGCTTACAGGATGTGCAGTAATTTCAGAAGGTCTAAGTGTTGTGGTTGTTGAAGGTGGTGCCAAACCAATCAAGAGATATGGAAAGCTTATACTTAAGAGAATCGACTGGACTGCTTCTGTTAAGAAAGAAGACGAGGATGAGAATGATGCTGAGGTTAAGCCCCTTAACAAATGTGTGCTTGTGTGGCAGGGAAGTGTTGCCAAACCAAGCTTTAACAGATTTTTTGTTCAAGAATGCAGAACTGAAACAGCTGCACGCAAGTTCTTTTCGGATCATGGggtcgctcatttttgggatctTGCAGTCAACTTCACCGAAGAATCAATTTAA
- the LOC142524150 gene encoding protein RDM16-like isoform X1 produces MEKENSSRRRDKDHHHHHRSKHREGSVDRDSRRGREDSVERKKRKERSKVAEENGRKRPRFEDVRIKEEVDSLEPHDAETGLIANGAIGLTSTTSSIFPGAVVAQGQPLATKVSSMTNENKGVNISRSHEVPGKSSTDGTASDAGKSAGLSLDALTKAKRALQMQKELAERMKKIPSLNRDAREGREGTAQMYEKDIVKASPSANGKLPSPFPLVTPPASDPVVVSPSSSSVPVAPPPVIPTGSGLPHLLGLTTQKYEAVKRAQELAAKMGFRQDPEFAPLINMFPGQMPPEVTIQPKPSRAPVLRLDALGREIDEHGNVVNISKVNSLSTLKVNINKQKKEAFQILKPELDIDPDINPHFDSILGIDKNKLLRPKRMNFQFVEEGKWSKDAEIIKLKSQFGEAKAKELKTKQAQLAKAKAEPGINPNLIEVGERVITREKPKELIPEVEWWDIPFLQSGAYGDVLEGDISEDKMKLEKLTIYVEHPRPIEPPAEAPPPPPQPLKLTKKEQKKLRTQRRLGREKDRQEMIRLGVLEPPKPKVKMSNLMKVLGSEATQDPTKLEMEIRSAAAEREQAHIDRNVARKLTPKERREKKERKLFDDSNSLDTIVSVYKINDLSHPQARFKVDINAQENRLTGCAVISEGLSVVVVEGGAKPIKRYGKLILKRIDWTASVKKEDEDENDAEVKPLNKCVLVWQGSVAKPSFNRFFVQECRTETAARKFFSDHGVAHFWDLAVNFTEESI; encoded by the exons ATGGAGAAGGAGAATTCGAGTCGCAGACGGGACAAagaccaccaccaccaccaccgttcCAAGCACCGAGAGGGAAGCGTCGATCGAGATTCGCGCCGTGGGAGAGAAGACTCGGTGGAGAGGAAGAAGAGGAAAGAGAGAAGTAAGGTTGCGGAAGAAAATGGAAGGAAGAGGCCTAGATTTGAGGATGTTAGGATCAAGGAGGAGGTTGATTCCTTGGAACCGCATGATGCTGAAACCGGTCTGATTGCTAAC GGTGCAATTGGATTAACTTCTACGACATCCAGCATTTTTCCTGGAGCTGTTGTGGCTCAAGGTCAACCTCTTGCTACAAAGGTATCTTCTATGACAAATGAAAATAAGGGAGTTAATATTAGCAGATCTCATGAGGTTCCTGGGAAATCCAGTACAGATGGGACAGCTTCGGATGCTGGAAAGAGTGCAGGATTGTCTCTTGATGCTTTAACAAAAGCTAAGAGAGCTTTACAAATGCAGAAGGAGCTCGCTGAAAGGATGAAGAAGATACCATCA TTGAACAGAGATGCTCGTGAAGGGAGAGAGGGTACTGCACAGATGTACGAAAAAGATATTGTAAAAGCTTCTCCATCCGCTAATGGTAAATTGCCCTCGCCATTTCCTCTTGTAACTCCCCCTGCCTCAGATCCTGTTGTAGTCTCGCCAAGCTCATCAAGTGTGCCTGTTGCTCCACCTCCTGTAATTCCTACCGGCAGTGGTTTGCCACATCTTCTTGGGCTCACTACACAGAAATATGAAGCTGTAAAACGTGCACAGGAGCTAGCTGCCAAAATGGGGTTTCGACAAGACCCAGAGTTTGCTCCCCTCATAAATATGTTTCCTGGGCAGATGCCCCCAGAGGTTACCATTCAGCCAAAGCCCTCTAGAGCACCTGTTCTTCGTTTGGATGCACTCGGTAGGGAAATTGATGAGCATGGCAATGTGGTGAATATTTCAAAAGTGAACAGCTTGAGTACCCTCAAG GTAAACATCAATAAGCAAAAAAAGGAGGCCTTCCAAATTCTGAAACCTGAACTTGATATTGATCCAGATATAAATCCTCATTTTGACTCGATACTGGGGATTGACAAAAATAAGTTATTGAGGCCAAAAAGGATGAATTTCCAGTTTGTTGAGGAAGGAAAGTGGTCAAAAGATGCAGAAATCATTAAGCTAAAG TCTCAATTTGGAGAAGCAAAAGCCAAGGAGCTCAAGACAAAACAAGCTCAGCTTGCAAAGGCAAAAGCAGAGCCAGGTATTAATCCGAATCTCATAGAAGTGGGAGAGAGGGTTATTACCAGAGAAAAACCTAAGGAGCTAATTCCCGAAGTCGAGTGGTG GGACATACCTTTTCTACAATCTGGTGCTTATGGTGATGTTCTTGAGGGTGACATAAGTGAAgataaaatgaaattggaaaAGTTAACGATATATGTTGAGCACCCACGACCTATCGAGCCTCCTGCTGAAGcgcctcctcctccacctcaaCCTTTGAAGTTAACCAAGAAGGAGCAGAAGAAACTTCGCACACAGCGTCGATTGGGTCGGGAGAAAGATAGGCAGGAAATGATTAGACTGGGTGTACTGGAGCCACCAAAACCTAAAGTCAAAATGAGTAACCTCATGAAAGTGCTTGGTTCTGAAGCAACCCAAGATCCTACAAAGCTTGAAATGGAAATACGAAGTGCTGCAGCTGAGCGTGAGCAAGCTCACATTGACAGGAATGTTGCTCGAAAGCTCACTCCAAAAGAGCGTCGtgaaaagaaagagagaaagcTTTTTGATGATTCAAATTCACTTGATACAATTGTCTCTGTTTACAAGATAAATGACCTATCTCACCCCCAGGCTCGTTTTAAGGTCGATATCAATGCCCAAGAAAACAGGCTTACAGGATGTGCAGTAATTTCAGAAGGTCTAAGTGTTGTGGTTGTTGAAGGTGGTGCCAAACCAATCAAGAGATATGGAAAGCTTATACTTAAGAGAATCGACTGGACTGCTTCTGTTAAGAAAGAAGACGAGGATGAGAATGATGCTGAGGTTAAGCCCCTTAACAAATGTGTGCTTGTGTGGCAGGGAAGTGTTGCCAAACCAAGCTTTAACAGATTTTTTGTTCAAGAATGCAGAACTGAAACAGCTGCACGCAAGTTCTTTTCGGATCATGGggtcgctcatttttgggatctTGCAGTCAACTTCACCGAAGAATCAATTTAA